A genomic segment from Nitrosopumilus sp. K4 encodes:
- the hflX gene encoding GTPase HflX, which produces MNSAILITYDKEDAITEAVGLCDAAGYEIVHTIKQDFLKKPKYGISEGVLERLQEVVEKLRPDVIIFDEILKPHQNYNLASILHREILDREALILEIFERRASSAESKLQVKLAQLRYEMARAKEKVRLSSMGEQPGFMGIGKFEVDVYYNDIKHRMQTIRSKLEKAGKQRELHRQGRKRQGFKTISLAGYTSAGKTTLFNRLTGETRQQSKELFTTLSTTTRRVTIDREPFLISDTVGFISKLPAYMIDAFKSTLEELLHTDVIILVIDVSDSIFDLKKKFSSCIRTLSELEVERDRIIFVLNKSDLMQQEQIDEKTEILNLKDNKKTISVSSKTGENVNELKILIKNIIENQNSPKIKTEFEASYGN; this is translated from the coding sequence ATGAATTCAGCGATTTTAATCACTTATGACAAAGAAGATGCCATTACAGAGGCAGTAGGCCTATGTGATGCAGCAGGATATGAGATTGTCCATACAATAAAGCAAGATTTTCTTAAAAAACCAAAATATGGAATTAGTGAGGGGGTTTTAGAAAGATTACAAGAAGTCGTAGAAAAACTAAGACCAGATGTTATAATTTTTGATGAAATTCTAAAGCCGCATCAAAATTATAACTTGGCATCGATTTTACACAGAGAGATTTTAGACAGAGAAGCACTGATTTTAGAAATTTTTGAGAGAAGGGCATCAAGTGCAGAATCAAAGCTACAGGTAAAGTTAGCTCAATTACGATATGAGATGGCAAGAGCAAAAGAAAAGGTTCGTCTATCAAGTATGGGTGAACAACCAGGATTTATGGGAATTGGAAAGTTTGAGGTAGATGTTTACTATAATGACATCAAACATAGAATGCAGACCATAAGATCAAAGCTTGAAAAAGCTGGAAAACAAAGAGAACTACACAGACAAGGGAGAAAAAGACAAGGATTTAAGACAATTTCACTTGCAGGATATACATCTGCAGGCAAAACAACATTGTTCAACAGATTAACAGGTGAAACAAGGCAACAGAGTAAGGAATTATTTACTACACTTTCAACCACCACTAGAAGAGTAACAATTGATCGTGAGCCGTTTTTAATTTCAGATACTGTGGGTTTCATTAGCAAACTTCCTGCATACATGATTGATGCATTCAAATCAACTCTTGAAGAATTGCTTCACACAGACGTTATTATTCTTGTAATTGATGTTAGTGATTCAATATTTGATTTGAAGAAAAAATTTTCAAGCTGTATAAGAACATTAAGTGAATTAGAAGTTGAAAGAGATAGAATAATTTTTGTTTTAAATAAATCAGATCTAATGCAACAAGAACAGATTGATGAAAAAACAGAAATATTAAATCTCAAAGATAATAAAAAAACAATTTCTGTATCCTCAAAAACAGGAGAGAATGTAAATGAATTAAAAATACTAATTAAAAATATTATAGAAAATCAAAATTCCCCCAAAATTAAAACGGAGTTTGAAGCATCATATGGAAATTGA
- a CDS encoding phosphate uptake regulator PhoU, with translation MEEREETRKIQFTGKSSYIVSLPKQWITDLGLKQGDQIRMVRKGSSTLELYPPKFETRAQKKEDATIEIDAEEIASSIVRKLISLYFLGFKTINVKPKTGRLNPNQRTIVKEAVKRMLMGSEIISDSTTGITVQVLVNLLELSVDGAFKRMIHLAKSMSSDAILAVKENNLELAEEVINTDDEVDRFGFYIIRQLKIAIQNEHMLNEMGFRNPRDCLGYRLVVKNIERTGDHAAFVAKDIIEFKKPIKKEIINRIQEMNEFSLSVLDDSCLALFKEDYVQAEKTIEKTTQITKFEKKVRDASKSLKDDEEIYRIRRITENIRRISEYASDIAEIVLNMNIEKTLKRNN, from the coding sequence ATGGAAGAAAGAGAGGAAACAAGGAAAATTCAATTTACAGGCAAGTCATCATACATAGTTTCATTACCAAAACAATGGATTACTGATTTGGGTTTGAAACAAGGAGATCAAATCAGGATGGTCAGAAAAGGATCATCTACTCTTGAGTTGTATCCTCCAAAATTTGAGACTAGAGCCCAGAAGAAGGAAGATGCAACTATTGAGATAGATGCTGAAGAGATAGCTTCCTCAATTGTAAGAAAATTAATTTCATTGTACTTTTTGGGATTCAAAACAATTAATGTCAAACCAAAGACAGGAAGACTGAATCCAAACCAGAGAACCATAGTAAAAGAAGCAGTAAAAAGAATGCTCATGGGTTCTGAAATAATTTCAGATTCAACCACTGGGATTACAGTTCAGGTTCTAGTAAATCTGCTTGAATTATCAGTTGATGGAGCATTTAAGAGAATGATCCATCTTGCAAAATCAATGTCCAGTGATGCAATTCTTGCAGTAAAAGAAAATAATTTGGAGCTTGCCGAAGAAGTAATAAACACTGATGATGAAGTTGATAGATTTGGATTCTATATTATTCGTCAACTAAAAATTGCAATTCAAAATGAACACATGTTAAATGAAATGGGATTTAGAAATCCAAGAGATTGTTTAGGATACAGACTGGTGGTAAAAAACATTGAAAGGACAGGAGATCATGCAGCATTTGTAGCAAAAGACATCATAGAATTCAAAAAACCAATCAAAAAGGAAATTATTAATAGAATTCAAGAAATGAATGAATTTTCTCTTTCAGTTTTAGATGATTCATGCCTTGCTTTATTCAAAGAGGATTATGTTCAGGCTGAAAAAACAATTGAAAAAACAACCCAAATCACAAAATTTGAGAAAAAAGTAAGAGATGCATCAAAATCACTCAAAGATGATGAAGAGATTTACAGGATAAGACGAATTACAGAAAACATCAGAAGGATTTCAGAGTATGCCAGTGATATTGCAGAAATTGTTCTAAATATGAACATTGAAAAGACTTTGAAGAGAAATAACTGA
- a CDS encoding nascent polypeptide-associated complex protein, which yields MMRGGNREMRRMMDKMGLDMKEIPNVQEVIIKTDKKEIILSKPSVTEMKAKDNSIFTVTADSYEERELEVPVFSDEDIQLVSQQAGVDEEKAKSALEESKGDLARAILLLTTG from the coding sequence ATGATGCGTGGCGGTAATCGCGAAATGCGAAGAATGATGGACAAGATGGGACTTGATATGAAAGAGATCCCAAATGTTCAAGAAGTCATCATCAAGACTGACAAAAAAGAGATCATTTTATCAAAACCCTCCGTTACAGAAATGAAAGCCAAAGATAACTCAATTTTTACAGTAACTGCAGATTCTTACGAAGAAAGAGAATTGGAGGTGCCTGTATTTTCTGATGAAGACATTCAACTAGTTAGCCAACAAGCAGGAGTTGATGAAGAAAAGGCAAAAAGTGCTCTGGAAGAATCTAAAGGTGATCTAGCAAGGGCGATCTTGTTGCTAACCACTGGATAA
- a CDS encoding tRNA (cytidine(56)-2'-O)-methyltransferase, which yields MEIEVVRIGQRIVRDDRVTTHVALVARAFGASKIFMTEVNPEIRDTIEKINKTWGGKFLVEFIDSWRSIVKMKKEEKFKIVHLTMYGESINAAQKELENEEKLLIVVGAEKVPREIYELSDYNVGVGSQPHSEISALAVLLDRIQRGEQFKADFSGGTRKIIPTKKGKNVLVNETRD from the coding sequence ATGGAAATTGAAGTTGTAAGAATCGGCCAAAGGATTGTAAGAGATGACAGAGTGACAACACATGTAGCACTAGTTGCACGTGCCTTTGGGGCATCAAAGATCTTTATGACAGAAGTCAATCCAGAAATTAGAGACACTATTGAGAAAATAAATAAAACATGGGGAGGGAAATTTTTAGTGGAATTTATTGATAGTTGGAGATCAATTGTAAAAATGAAAAAAGAAGAAAAATTCAAGATTGTCCATCTTACCATGTATGGAGAAAGCATCAATGCCGCTCAAAAGGAACTAGAAAATGAAGAAAAATTGCTTATTGTGGTGGGGGCAGAAAAAGTTCCCAGGGAGATTTACGAATTATCTGACTATAATGTGGGGGTTGGCAGCCAACCCCATTCAGAGATTAGTGCTCTTGCAGTACTTTTAGACAGGATTCAGAGAGGAGAGCAGTTTAAGGCTGATTTTTCTGGAGGCACAAGAAAGATCATACCTACAAAAAAAGGCAAAAATGTCCTAGTTAACGAAACAAGGGATTAA
- a CDS encoding transcription factor, translating into MVDKYEDPFVRIASMIGGDEYLKVARSLLKAEDATDEEIASSTGLRINMVRKVLYDLFGKSLITGIRVKDERKGWFVYRWRTRREEVENFIENQKKKITERLQQRLDYENASDFYHCGNEDCPRVTFEDALEGMFKCPSCGNVLNLKKNDKSKKAYSKKIDEIKKDMQQTF; encoded by the coding sequence TTGGTAGACAAATACGAGGATCCTTTTGTTCGAATAGCATCCATGATTGGGGGAGATGAGTATCTCAAAGTAGCTAGATCACTTTTGAAAGCTGAAGATGCAACAGATGAGGAAATTGCCAGCTCCACAGGATTGAGAATCAACATGGTCAGAAAAGTTCTCTATGATCTATTTGGAAAATCGTTAATCACTGGAATCAGAGTCAAAGATGAAAGAAAGGGATGGTTTGTTTATAGATGGAGAACAAGAAGAGAAGAGGTAGAGAATTTTATTGAAAATCAAAAAAAGAAAATCACAGAGAGACTACAGCAAAGATTAGATTATGAGAACGCTTCAGATTTTTACCATTGTGGAAATGAAGATTGTCCAAGAGTAACATTTGAGGATGCATTAGAAGGTATGTTCAAATGTCCATCTTGTGGCAATGTTTTGAATTTAAAAAAGAATGACAAATCAAAGAAAGCATATTCAAAGAAAATCGATGAGATCAAAAAAGATATGCAACAAACATTCTAA
- a CDS encoding 2,5-diamino-6-(ribosylamino)-4(3H)-pyrimidinone 5'-phosphate reductase: MVKSKLHVILSAAISIDGKIATYTGDSKLSSKEDSIRLHKLRSKVDAILVGKNTVDRDDPLLTVRHSKGKNPIRIVLDSQGKISQKSKIIKTCKHIPTILAVSKQITKKNFELLKKHPLDIVVCGQSSVNIKSLLKQLESQGITSLLVEGGGTINWEFIKLDLFDEIIITISPFLIGGTNAISFVQGGGFAKIRESPNIKLNSVRRLKNHLVLHYIKV, from the coding sequence ATGGTAAAATCTAAACTGCATGTAATTCTTAGTGCAGCAATTTCAATTGATGGAAAGATTGCAACTTATACTGGTGATTCAAAACTATCTTCAAAAGAAGATTCTATTAGATTGCATAAACTAAGATCTAAAGTTGATGCAATATTAGTTGGTAAAAACACTGTTGATCGTGATGATCCATTACTTACTGTGAGGCACTCAAAAGGAAAAAATCCTATTAGAATAGTTTTAGATTCACAAGGAAAAATTTCACAAAAATCCAAAATTATCAAAACATGCAAACACATTCCTACAATTTTAGCAGTATCAAAACAAATAACCAAGAAAAATTTTGAGCTATTAAAAAAACATCCATTGGATATAGTTGTGTGCGGACAATCATCTGTAAATATAAAATCACTTTTAAAACAACTTGAAAGTCAAGGAATAACATCACTTCTTGTAGAAGGTGGCGGAACCATTAATTGGGAATTTATTAAATTAGATTTGTTTGATGAAATTATAATAACAATATCGCCATTCCTAATTGGGGGAACCAATGCAATTAGTTTTGTTCAGGGAGGTGGATTTGCAAAAATTAGGGAATCTCCAAATATAAAATTAAACTCTGTAAGAAGGCTCAAAAATCACCTTGTTTTACACTATATCAAAGTGTAA
- a CDS encoding NAD-dependent succinate-semialdehyde dehydrogenase, whose product MSQIATVNPATEEEIAKYDAMSKDQVFELVGKAKRAFPEWKKDYEKRRSYIYNLVEYLKKNKTHLAKIATSEMGKALKESIGEVEKCAWALEFYADHGDSFLSDEVLNTDARKSFLTFEPLGVIGSIMPWNFPYWQALRFAAPCLMAGNVIVMKPSRVTMQSGIEIEKAFAESGIPDGIFQTVVGSVDSANHLIDSDVNAVTFTGSTNAGAKVGERAALNLKKCVLELGGSDPFIVLDDAIIEKAAEGAVKGRFINCGQSCVASKRFFVGKNIAKDFIELFIKKASELKVGDPMSIETDIGPLSSKDSLDTISGIVEDAKQKGAEILLGGSEIEGKGYFYKPTILTNVKPDMRIAKEETFGPVAPITIVENESEAIKLANDIEFGLGASIWTKDLAKAEKMSRRIESGIVSVNNVVISDPRIPFGGIKHSGFGRELSRYGMLEFVNIKSVRFYDNLTHHHYVE is encoded by the coding sequence TTGAGTCAAATTGCAACAGTAAACCCAGCAACTGAAGAAGAGATTGCAAAATACGATGCAATGTCAAAAGATCAGGTATTTGAGCTGGTTGGAAAAGCAAAAAGAGCATTTCCAGAATGGAAGAAAGATTATGAAAAAAGACGAAGTTACATTTACAATTTAGTTGAATATCTAAAAAAGAACAAAACACATCTTGCAAAAATTGCTACTTCTGAAATGGGTAAAGCGCTCAAAGAGTCAATCGGAGAAGTTGAAAAATGTGCCTGGGCTTTGGAGTTTTATGCAGACCATGGAGATAGTTTTCTTTCAGACGAGGTACTAAATACAGATGCACGAAAAAGCTTTCTAACATTTGAGCCACTTGGGGTTATCGGTTCAATCATGCCATGGAATTTTCCATACTGGCAGGCACTTAGATTTGCCGCACCATGCCTGATGGCAGGAAATGTCATTGTAATGAAACCATCTCGCGTAACAATGCAATCAGGAATAGAAATTGAGAAAGCATTTGCCGAATCAGGCATTCCTGATGGAATATTTCAAACAGTTGTTGGAAGTGTAGATTCAGCAAATCACCTTATTGATTCAGATGTTAATGCGGTTACATTTACGGGAAGTACAAATGCAGGTGCCAAAGTTGGTGAAAGAGCGGCTCTTAATTTGAAAAAATGTGTTTTGGAATTAGGAGGAAGTGATCCTTTCATTGTTCTTGATGATGCAATTATTGAAAAAGCAGCAGAAGGTGCAGTTAAAGGGCGATTCATAAACTGTGGTCAGAGTTGTGTAGCCTCAAAAAGATTTTTTGTTGGAAAAAATATTGCTAAAGACTTTATTGAATTGTTTATCAAAAAGGCATCTGAACTAAAGGTAGGCGATCCAATGTCAATTGAAACTGATATAGGACCATTATCTAGCAAAGATAGTTTAGATACCATTTCAGGAATAGTTGAAGATGCAAAACAAAAAGGAGCTGAAATTCTTTTGGGAGGATCAGAAATTGAAGGTAAAGGGTATTTTTACAAACCCACTATCCTCACAAATGTAAAGCCAGATATGAGAATTGCAAAGGAAGAGACATTTGGTCCTGTTGCCCCAATCACAATTGTCGAAAATGAAAGTGAAGCAATAAAACTTGCAAATGATATAGAGTTTGGACTAGGTGCAAGCATTTGGACAAAAGATTTGGCAAAAGCTGAAAAAATGTCTAGAAGAATTGAATCAGGAATAGTCAGCGTAAATAATGTAGTAATTTCTGATCCTAGAATCCCATTTGGAGGAATAAAGCACAGTGGATTTGGAAGAGAGTTATCAAGATACGGAATGCTAGAATTTGTAAATATCAAATCAGTTAGATTTTATGATAATCTAACTCATCATCACTATGTTGAATGA
- a CDS encoding type VI secretion system tube protein Hcp — protein MTKTILAGILVSSILLGGIMYDNAFAAVDMFMKIDGIEGESQDKKHKDEIDVLAWSWGASQSSSSPTGGGKVNVQDVFVTKFIDKSTPILFKSLTIGKHIGSAEISVVDRDYSGNEAYLTYTLENVLITSVSTGGSSGEDRLTENISLNFEKIRVIYQPFENKKKSGEPVEFTFTVERPPA, from the coding sequence ATGACGAAAACTATTTTGGCTGGAATTCTAGTAAGTTCTATTCTTTTGGGCGGGATCATGTATGACAATGCATTTGCAGCAGTAGATATGTTCATGAAAATTGATGGCATAGAAGGCGAATCGCAAGACAAGAAGCATAAAGACGAAATCGATGTTTTGGCATGGTCATGGGGAGCATCACAATCTAGTTCATCTCCCACTGGAGGAGGAAAGGTCAATGTACAAGATGTGTTTGTAACAAAATTCATTGATAAATCAACTCCAATTTTGTTTAAATCACTTACAATTGGAAAACATATTGGTAGTGCAGAAATATCTGTAGTGGATAGAGATTACTCTGGAAATGAAGCTTACTTGACATATACTCTAGAAAATGTTTTAATCACTAGTGTCTCAACTGGAGGCTCTAGTGGAGAAGATAGGCTTACAGAAAACATCTCTCTGAATTTTGAAAAAATCAGAGTAATATATCAGCCATTTGAGAACAAAAAGAAATCTGGCGAACCAGTAGAATTTACATTTACTGTTGAAAGGCCGCCAGCATAA
- a CDS encoding PUA domain-containing protein: protein MDQHLKLKYTIDALFGNGVSKFLPKDIEMTFSRKNGRIKTVSHKGKLLCTLRIDGGLAISPYFAQLLLQSKKFKENCLEVNQDAAPFVEEGRSVFCKHVTWVGKNIQISSDTPVLYKNKVIAVGKAVLSSDMILDFKHGMAIKVRDSLKSRKEKLSS, encoded by the coding sequence ATGGATCAACATCTAAAGTTGAAGTATACAATAGATGCACTGTTTGGAAATGGAGTTTCAAAATTTTTACCAAAAGATATTGAGATGACTTTTTCAAGAAAGAATGGTAGAATTAAAACAGTTTCCCATAAAGGAAAACTATTGTGCACTTTGAGAATTGATGGTGGTTTAGCAATCAGTCCTTATTTTGCGCAACTTTTACTGCAAAGCAAAAAATTCAAAGAAAACTGTTTAGAAGTTAACCAAGATGCTGCCCCATTTGTTGAAGAAGGAAGATCTGTTTTCTGCAAACATGTAACTTGGGTTGGAAAAAATATCCAAATCTCTTCAGATACGCCGGTTTTGTACAAAAACAAAGTAATTGCTGTTGGAAAAGCCGTTTTGTCCTCAGATATGATTTTAGATTTTAAACATGGAATGGCAATCAAAGTCAGAGATAGTTTAAAAAGTCGTAAGGAGAAGTTATCATCATGA
- a CDS encoding universal stress protein — protein sequence MVSKKQSSKKIPKKAIKKILVPLDGSKNSFRALEETINLAKYTESQIVGIYVIPSDISSLPLIEIIQPLSSLKPAGFQKRIIKYGEKIIAKAKEICMQNKIRFSGQVIKGNPGSDIVKFSNSKKNKIGMIVIGSRGKGPTTEILLGSVSNYVIHKAKSPVMIVK from the coding sequence GTGGTTAGTAAAAAACAATCAAGTAAAAAAATACCAAAAAAAGCAATTAAAAAAATACTAGTTCCATTAGATGGTTCAAAAAATTCTTTTAGAGCATTAGAAGAGACAATCAATTTAGCAAAATACACAGAGTCTCAAATAGTCGGAATCTATGTCATACCAAGTGATATTTCATCGCTTCCATTAATAGAAATCATTCAGCCATTATCTTCATTGAAACCAGCAGGATTTCAGAAAAGAATTATCAAATATGGCGAAAAAATAATTGCAAAGGCTAAAGAGATTTGTATGCAAAATAAAATAAGATTTTCAGGTCAAGTGATAAAAGGAAATCCAGGAAGCGATATTGTGAAATTTTCGAATTCTAAAAAGAACAAAATCGGCATGATAGTTATTGGTTCAAGGGGAAAAGGCCCAACAACAGAGATACTTTTGGGAAGTGTTTCAAACTATGTCATCCATAAGGCCAAATCTCCTGTAATGATAGTAAAGTAA
- a CDS encoding hemerythrin domain-containing protein has protein sequence MSTASLRKDHELIEKVIKAMESTVQLLSDGKQIPESILLPVIDFSKNFTDVCHHSKEENSLFPALEQAGMPRNMGPIAMMLMDHERSREIGKSMETSAKEYLSSGNSGNLINDMKQYVDHITEHLWKENNRLFMMAEARLQYVSEKVDKELNEIEDSKLKEIGKARDHYEKLAENLAKDVSEQGS, from the coding sequence ATGTCTACAGCATCATTACGAAAAGATCACGAACTTATTGAAAAAGTAATCAAAGCTATGGAATCAACTGTTCAATTACTTTCTGATGGGAAACAAATTCCTGAATCTATTTTGTTACCTGTAATTGATTTTTCAAAAAATTTTACAGATGTATGTCATCATAGTAAAGAAGAAAATTCTTTGTTTCCTGCATTAGAACAAGCAGGAATGCCACGAAATATGGGACCAATTGCTATGATGCTAATGGATCATGAACGTTCAAGAGAAATTGGAAAAAGCATGGAAACATCAGCAAAAGAGTATCTTTCATCAGGAAATTCTGGAAATCTAATTAATGATATGAAGCAGTATGTTGACCATATTACAGAACATTTGTGGAAAGAAAATAATAGATTGTTTATGATGGCAGAAGCTCGTCTACAATATGTATCTGAGAAAGTCGATAAAGAACTAAATGAAATTGAGGATTCAAAACTAAAAGAAATTGGAAAAGCTAGAGATCATTATGAAAAACTAGCAGAGAACCTGGCCAAAGATGTATCTGAACAAGGAAGTTAA
- a CDS encoding amidohydrolase family protein, with translation MLIKNISVLLGKELDFISNTNIKIQNQRFKRIQPNIGPSSKEETLDCEGLLMIPGFVNCHTHIGDSVGKDITLNSTVDKRIHPVFGAKSKILKNTDKEILANYMKNSVTSMVQKGITTFVDFREGGIDGVLLLKNILKNSPIRSVILGRLDYYQTTNEIRKNIPFPKSKLSELEQLLKKCDGLGVSGANENSNAVLRQYSKTSKIRAIHSSETKQSVSASKKMTGRSETIRSLNLKPHFLVHMTHASMGDLNSAAKRTRGIVICPRANASLAEGIPDIENMKKSGCTIALGTDNIMINSPDMFREMDYLWKATMGIHKKRINPKEILKMATVNGGKLLRKDIGVIENGKIADCIFIEKHALDLEPMHNPHASIVHRASESSIRAVMIGGKVVHGKI, from the coding sequence ATGTTAATAAAAAATATCAGTGTCTTACTAGGAAAAGAGTTAGATTTTATTTCAAATACTAATATCAAAATACAAAATCAAAGATTCAAAAGAATTCAACCAAACATTGGTCCAAGTTCAAAAGAAGAAACCTTGGACTGTGAAGGTCTTTTAATGATACCTGGCTTTGTGAATTGCCATACTCATATTGGTGATTCTGTTGGAAAAGACATTACTCTAAACAGCACAGTTGACAAAAGAATTCATCCTGTTTTTGGAGCAAAATCTAAAATTCTAAAAAATACAGATAAAGAAATTCTTGCAAACTATATGAAAAATTCAGTTACTTCTATGGTACAAAAAGGCATTACTACATTTGTCGATTTTAGAGAAGGTGGCATTGATGGTGTTTTACTTTTAAAAAATATTTTAAAAAATTCTCCAATACGTTCTGTGATTTTAGGAAGATTGGATTATTATCAAACAACTAATGAAATTCGAAAAAACATTCCATTTCCTAAATCAAAATTGTCCGAATTAGAACAACTTCTAAAGAAATGTGATGGTCTTGGAGTAAGCGGGGCAAATGAAAACAGCAATGCAGTTCTACGTCAATACTCGAAAACCTCTAAAATTAGAGCAATTCATTCATCAGAAACAAAACAAAGCGTCTCAGCCTCCAAAAAAATGACTGGAAGATCTGAAACTATTAGATCTCTGAACCTAAAACCACATTTTCTCGTACATATGACCCATGCCTCCATGGGTGATCTTAATTCAGCCGCAAAAAGAACACGAGGAATCGTGATATGTCCTAGAGCAAATGCCTCACTTGCAGAAGGCATCCCGGATATAGAAAATATGAAAAAATCTGGTTGCACGATTGCATTGGGAACTGATAACATTATGATCAATTCTCCTGATATGTTTAGAGAAATGGATTATCTGTGGAAAGCAACCATGGGAATTCACAAAAAACGAATCAATCCAAAAGAAATTCTAAAAATGGCTACTGTAAATGGTGGTAAACTTTTGAGAAAAGACATTGGAGTTATAGAAAATGGCAAAATTGCTGACTGTATATTTATTGAAAAACATGCATTAGATTTAGAACCGATGCATAATCCTCATGCGTCAATTGTTCATAGGGCATCAGAATCATCTATACGTGCAGTTATGATCGGAGGGAAAGTAGTTCATGGTAAAATCTAA